Proteins from a single region of Oreochromis niloticus isolate F11D_XX linkage group LG7, O_niloticus_UMD_NMBU, whole genome shotgun sequence:
- the oaz1b gene encoding LOW QUALITY PROTEIN: ornithine decarboxylase antizyme 1b (The sequence of the model RefSeq protein was modified relative to this genomic sequence to represent the inferred CDS: deleted 1 base in 1 codon), protein MVKSNLQRILNSHCFAREKEGKTQPLTTMANLSSGICDMIGNLSLHCSSTRGPGPLWCSDAPLPPLKIPGGRGNGTRDHTPSARLLYSDRKLTVTEEPPGNGRPGILHFQSRPTVTKTIQWDAVLSSSALYVELPLDPLPDGSKESFAALLEYAEEHLKVVSVFVCFYKNRDDRAKLVRTFSFLGFEIVKPGHALVPPRPDVFFMAYNFDRDSSDEE, encoded by the exons ATGGTAAAATCCAACCTCCAGCGGATCCTAAACAGTCATTGCTTTGCTCgcgagaaagaaggaaaaacgcAGCCTCTTACTACCATGGCGAATTTGAGTAGCGGTATTTGTGACATGATTGGGAA CCTGTCCCTGCACTGTAGTAGTACCCGCGGCCCAGGGCCTCTGTGGTGCTCC GATGCCCCTCTCCCACCCCTGAAGATCCCAGGTGGGCGAGGGAATGGCACACGGGATCACACTCCTTCAGCTCGACTGCTCTACTCA GATCGAAAGTTGACTGTAACGGAGGAACCGCCAGGGAACGGTCGCCCTGGGATACTCCACTTCCAAAGTCGTCCTACCGTTACCAAGACAATACAGTGGGATGCTGTCCTAAGCAGCAGTGCACTCTACGTGGAGTTACCTCTGGACCCTCTTCCTGATGGCAGCAAGGAAAG TTTCGCGGCTCTCTTGGAGTATGCTGAAGAACATCTGAAAGTCGTTAGCGTGTTTGTCTGCTTTTACAAGAACAGAGATGATCGTG CTAAACTGGTGCGTACCTTCAGTTTCCTGGGCTTTGAGATTGTGAAACCGGGCCATGCCCTCGTCCCACCTCGACCCGACGTTTTCTTCATGGCCTACAACTTTGACAGGGACTCCTCAGACGAGGAGTAG